The following are encoded in a window of Staphylococcus piscifermentans genomic DNA:
- a CDS encoding cation diffusion facilitator family transporter codes for MVRNYSRNYYFHHVEHRKVQQSSKRTLWASLIITLIFTIVEFVGGLVSNSLALLSDSFHMLSDVLALSLSMIAIYFASKAPTDRFTYGYLRLEVIAAFLNGLALVVISLWILYEAVMRIIYPKPIEDGIMLVVAIIGLIVNIILTWLLYNSLKSEDNINIQSALWHFFGDLLNSVGVIVAVVLIKLTGIQIIDPILSIVISAILLNGGYKILKNAWLILMASVPEGLDVDQIIGDMKKAERVIDVHEFHLWSVTSDQYSLSAHVVLDSTSSQDAYQIINQLERLLKTKYGLHHTTLQIEHLDLNHLDENYFEQFEHEQ; via the coding sequence ATGGTTAGAAATTATTCTCGAAACTATTATTTTCATCATGTTGAACATCGTAAAGTTCAGCAAAGTTCGAAGCGGACACTATGGGCCTCATTAATCATTACTTTGATTTTCACCATCGTAGAATTTGTCGGAGGTTTAGTTTCGAATTCATTAGCATTACTATCAGACTCATTCCATATGTTGAGCGACGTTTTAGCGCTAAGTTTATCCATGATTGCTATTTATTTTGCGAGTAAAGCACCGACAGACCGTTTTACATATGGATACTTGCGGTTAGAAGTTATTGCAGCATTTTTAAACGGCTTAGCACTCGTAGTCATTTCATTGTGGATATTGTACGAAGCGGTGATGCGCATCATTTATCCTAAACCAATTGAAGACGGAATTATGCTGGTAGTGGCAATCATTGGTTTGATTGTCAATATTATACTGACATGGCTGTTGTACAATTCTTTGAAATCCGAGGACAATATTAACATCCAAAGTGCTTTATGGCATTTCTTCGGTGATTTATTGAATTCAGTCGGCGTCATTGTCGCAGTCGTCTTAATTAAATTGACTGGCATTCAAATCATCGACCCGATTTTGAGTATTGTGATTTCAGCTATTTTATTGAACGGCGGCTATAAAATCTTGAAGAATGCTTGGCTGATATTGATGGCCTCTGTTCCAGAAGGACTCGATGTCGATCAAATCATTGGTGATATGAAAAAAGCAGAGCGTGTCATAGATGTGCATGAGTTCCACCTGTGGAGCGTAACGTCTGACCAATACTCCCTTTCTGCCCATGTTGTTTTAGATAGCACAAGCAGTCAAGACGCATACCAAATCATCAATCAACTAGAACGATTGTTGAAAACGAAGTACGGCTTACACCACACTACCTTGCAAATCGAACATCTTGATTTGAATCACTTAGATGAAAATTATTTCGAACAATTTGAGCATGAGCAATAA
- the srtA gene encoding class A sortase SrtA: MRKWRSRLFSIIGVLLILVGVFFLFKPQIDHFITGKQNDEKIEQYDKQQADHKDKHKAAPQVPKDKSQLVGYIDIPSVNIKEPVYPGAATPEQLNRGVSLAEDDETLDQQNISIAGHTNTSGDYQFTNLHKVKKGAKVTFKVGDETRKYKMTSIKDVSPDEVSVLDEHKGQKEQLTLITCDDYNPQTNEWEKRSIFVAKRVA, encoded by the coding sequence ATGCGTAAATGGCGTTCTCGTTTATTCTCTATTATAGGAGTATTGCTCATTTTAGTGGGGGTCTTTTTCCTATTTAAACCCCAAATTGATCATTTTATTACAGGAAAACAAAACGACGAAAAAATCGAACAATATGATAAGCAGCAAGCAGATCATAAAGACAAACATAAAGCAGCACCACAAGTGCCGAAGGATAAATCGCAATTAGTAGGCTACATAGATATTCCGAGTGTCAATATTAAAGAACCGGTTTATCCAGGGGCCGCTACACCGGAACAGTTGAATCGTGGTGTAAGTCTTGCAGAAGATGATGAAACTTTAGACCAGCAGAACATTTCTATTGCAGGGCACACCAATACAAGTGGAGATTACCAATTTACTAATCTGCACAAAGTGAAAAAGGGAGCGAAAGTAACCTTTAAAGTCGGTGATGAAACCCGCAAGTATAAAATGACTTCAATCAAGGATGTGAGTCCGGATGAAGTTAGTGTATTAGATGAGCATAAAGGGCAAAAAGAACAACTTACATTGATTACATGTGATGATTATAATCCGCAAACCAATGAATGGGAAAAGAGAAGCATTTTTGTAGCGAAGAGAGTAGCATAA
- a CDS encoding methylated-DNA--[protein]-cysteine S-methyltransferase: MYITDYQSPVGILTLESDGENLTGVYYAGQLNKDNPNLEKVNQDEQEIFKKVSTWLDAYFKGKNPEINFPYKAAGTEFREQVWNELAKIPYGETVTYGEIAKKLAEKRGKKKMSAQAVGGAVGSNPISIIIPCHRVVGQDNSLTGYGGGIETKKQLLACEHHNLDDFKE, from the coding sequence ATGTATATTACTGATTATCAATCACCAGTTGGTATCTTGACGTTAGAATCAGATGGTGAAAACTTAACTGGTGTTTATTATGCGGGACAATTGAATAAAGACAACCCAAATTTAGAAAAAGTAAATCAAGATGAGCAAGAGATATTTAAGAAAGTAAGTACATGGTTAGATGCATATTTTAAAGGAAAGAATCCAGAAATCAACTTTCCTTATAAAGCTGCGGGAACAGAGTTCAGAGAACAAGTCTGGAACGAACTTGCCAAGATTCCATATGGTGAAACAGTGACATATGGAGAAATTGCCAAAAAGCTTGCTGAAAAGCGCGGCAAAAAGAAAATGTCAGCACAAGCAGTAGGGGGAGCTGTCGGCAGCAATCCTATTTCTATCATTATTCCTTGTCATCGCGTAGTGGGACAAGATAACAGCTTAACTGGGTATGGCGGCGGTATCGAAACTAAGAAACAGCTATTAGCTTGCGAACATCATAATTTAGACGATTTTAAAGAGTGA
- a CDS encoding FMN-dependent NADH-azoreductase, producing the protein MSQVLYITAHPLNEMVSNSMAVGKAFIESYEEAHPDDEVVHIDLFKDEVPEIDADVFSGWGKLQSGEALSEVEQHKVSRLAELVDQFVAADKYVIVTPMWNLSFPPAVKRYFDAVSIAGKSFKYTSEGPQGLLTDKTALHIQSRGGFYNEGPAAEMEMGDRYIRTIFTFMGVPKYRLIAVEGHNKVPEKAEEIKLNAIQQAESFAKEF; encoded by the coding sequence ATGTCTCAAGTACTTTATATTACTGCGCACCCGCTCAATGAAATGGTTTCTAATTCGATGGCGGTGGGCAAGGCGTTTATCGAAAGTTATGAAGAAGCGCATCCTGATGATGAAGTGGTACATATTGATTTATTTAAAGATGAGGTTCCGGAAATTGACGCGGATGTGTTCTCTGGATGGGGCAAATTGCAGTCTGGGGAAGCTTTGTCTGAGGTTGAGCAACATAAGGTCAGCCGTTTAGCTGAATTGGTTGATCAGTTTGTGGCTGCGGATAAGTATGTGATCGTGACTCCAATGTGGAATTTATCGTTCCCTCCTGCTGTAAAACGTTATTTTGATGCGGTTTCAATCGCTGGCAAATCGTTTAAATATACTTCTGAGGGACCTCAAGGTTTATTGACTGATAAAACTGCATTGCACATTCAATCTCGCGGCGGCTTCTATAATGAAGGACCTGCTGCGGAAATGGAAATGGGCGATCGTTATATTCGTACGATTTTCACTTTTATGGGTGTTCCGAAGTATCGTTTAATTGCTGTTGAAGGACATAATAAAGTTCCTGAAAAAGCTGAAGAGATTAAATTGAATGCGATTCAACAAGCGGAATCTTTTGCAAAAGAATTTTAA
- a CDS encoding fructosamine kinase family protein, with product MDKLWQQNLPISGIKDIVPVSGGDVNDAYRIDTEDEQYFLLVQPNSSYDFYSAEAEGLNDFEYAEVTAPRVVAKGEIAGDAYMILTWLDEGTTGSQEALGKLVAKLHDFHNPDKKFGFDYPDNGPDVAFDNSWTDSWKEIFVHRRLDHLREKIVEKDLWDVDQLNKFDNVREVIVDALDNHKSKASLLHGDLWSGNYMFLKNGEPALFDPMPLYGDREFDLGATRVFGGFSEEFYEAYNKAYPLPDGAERRIEFYKLYLLLVHLVKFGSMYEGSVEQSMDKILAEAKQQ from the coding sequence ATGGATAAATTATGGCAACAAAATCTACCAATTTCAGGGATTAAGGATATCGTGCCGGTGTCAGGCGGAGATGTGAATGATGCGTATCGTATTGATACAGAGGATGAGCAGTATTTCTTGTTAGTGCAGCCGAATAGTTCGTATGATTTCTATTCTGCTGAAGCGGAAGGTCTGAATGATTTCGAGTATGCGGAGGTGACGGCGCCTCGAGTGGTCGCGAAAGGTGAAATTGCGGGCGATGCTTATATGATTCTGACGTGGTTGGATGAAGGTACAACGGGCAGCCAAGAAGCGTTAGGCAAGTTGGTTGCGAAGTTGCATGATTTCCATAATCCGGATAAGAAATTCGGATTTGATTATCCTGATAATGGTCCGGATGTCGCCTTTGATAATAGCTGGACGGATTCTTGGAAAGAAATCTTCGTGCATCGTCGTTTGGATCACTTGCGTGAAAAAATTGTGGAGAAAGACTTATGGGACGTGGATCAACTCAACAAGTTTGATAATGTTCGAGAAGTGATTGTAGATGCGCTGGATAATCATAAAAGTAAAGCATCGTTGTTGCACGGTGATTTGTGGAGCGGCAATTATATGTTCTTGAAAAATGGCGAACCGGCGTTGTTTGACCCGATGCCATTGTATGGTGACCGTGAATTCGACTTAGGTGCAACACGTGTCTTCGGCGGTTTCTCTGAAGAATTCTATGAAGCGTATAACAAAGCTTATCCGTTACCGGATGGAGCAGAGCGCCGTATTGAATTCTATAAACTCTATTTACTGCTCGTACATTTAGTGAAATTTGGTTCTATGTATGAAGGCAGTGTAGAACAATCGATGGATAAAATTTTAGCTGAGGCAAAACAGCAGTAA
- the bioB gene encoding biotin synthase BioB, with product MEIAHKIINGGALTKQEAYDLYTDTSIDTFTLLDEAYAVRKHYYGKKVKLNMILNAKSGICPEDCGYCGQSRDMKRKDRYALIPENDIIAGADAAADNQIGTYCIVMSGRGPSDKEVDHITESVRAIKENHPQLKVCACLGLANEDQAHRLKEAGVDRYNHNLNTSENYHDTVVSTHTYEDRVKTVEIMKENNISPCSGVICGMGETAQDRIDMAFALKELDADSIPINFLHPIQGTKFGNMDELTPMKCLRIIALFRLVNPTKEIRIAGGREVNLQSLQPFALLAANSIFVGDYLITGGQPNTMDYRMIQDLGFEIDCSNLPEDTAEKITETLEA from the coding sequence ATGGAGATTGCACATAAAATAATTAATGGCGGTGCATTAACCAAGCAAGAGGCTTACGATTTATACACAGATACATCAATTGATACATTTACTTTATTAGATGAAGCGTATGCTGTACGTAAACATTACTATGGAAAGAAAGTTAAATTAAATATGATTTTGAATGCTAAAAGCGGGATTTGTCCAGAGGATTGTGGGTACTGTGGTCAATCTCGAGATATGAAGCGTAAAGATCGCTATGCTTTAATTCCGGAAAACGATATTATCGCAGGAGCAGATGCAGCTGCAGACAACCAAATTGGTACATATTGTATTGTAATGAGTGGACGCGGACCAAGTGATAAAGAAGTGGATCATATTACTGAGTCTGTGCGTGCAATTAAAGAAAATCATCCTCAATTAAAAGTGTGTGCTTGTCTAGGTTTAGCTAATGAAGATCAAGCACATCGTTTAAAAGAAGCAGGTGTAGACCGTTATAATCATAACTTAAATACAAGCGAGAACTATCATGACACTGTTGTATCAACACACACATATGAAGACCGCGTAAAAACTGTAGAAATTATGAAGGAAAATAATATTTCACCATGTTCTGGTGTGATTTGCGGGATGGGAGAAACTGCTCAAGATAGAATTGATATGGCCTTTGCTTTAAAAGAATTAGATGCAGATAGTATTCCTATTAACTTCTTGCATCCGATCCAAGGTACTAAGTTCGGCAATATGGATGAGTTGACACCAATGAAATGTTTACGCATTATTGCACTCTTCCGCTTAGTCAACCCTACTAAAGAAATCCGTATTGCTGGTGGACGAGAAGTCAACTTGCAATCATTGCAGCCTTTTGCATTGCTTGCTGCGAATTCAATCTTTGTGGGTGACTACCTAATTACAGGCGGCCAGCCGAATACTATGGATTATCGTATGATTCAAGATTTAGGCTTTGAAATTGATTGCAGCAATCTTCCTGAAGATACAGCTGAAAAAATCACTGAAACTTTGGAAGCTTAA
- a CDS encoding phosphate--AMP phosphotransferase, with protein MSTKIKELELEASRLTRETHKLGIPVMIVFEGVPAAGKTRLSNELLLTLDAKYSSFIATASPTPENLRYQFLQKYWNTLPGKGDINIYFRSWYAHYIDYKVNGIKHLQYKDYHVLRDQIDGFEEMLENDHYEIIKFYIEIDEKKRQDHIRQTKENPLTRWKAQEYENVIPDDIYLEEMHKILNDPKQKDWKVIDYTEREQATVNMYEHIIKRLKKAIKAYRERVVERDGLFTKDYKTDLFENRLTKVKKDEYNAQIEKLQQRMLEIQFALYERKIPLILVFEGMDAAGKGGNIKRIREKLDPTGYEVNAISAPTDVELAHQYLWRFARDMPRTGHIEMFDRSWYGRVLVERVEGFATVDEWQRAYHEINDFEKMWTDEGAIILKFFLSLDKDIQLERFKAREVNPDKQWKITDEDWRNRDKWDLYLEASADMIQKTDSSHAPWYIVPADHKKSARIAVLKRIIKTCETALWGVNHD; from the coding sequence ATGTCAACTAAGATTAAAGAATTAGAGTTAGAAGCATCACGGTTAACAAGAGAAACGCATAAATTAGGAATTCCGGTGATGATTGTATTCGAGGGAGTGCCTGCAGCGGGTAAAACGCGCTTATCAAATGAACTCTTACTAACATTAGATGCTAAGTATTCTAGCTTTATTGCTACAGCATCGCCGACACCTGAAAATCTGCGTTATCAATTCTTGCAGAAATATTGGAATACGCTGCCAGGAAAAGGGGACATCAATATTTATTTCCGCAGTTGGTATGCGCATTATATTGATTACAAAGTCAATGGTATCAAGCATTTGCAGTATAAGGATTATCATGTATTGCGCGATCAAATTGATGGGTTTGAAGAAATGTTGGAAAATGATCATTACGAAATCATCAAATTCTATATTGAAATTGATGAGAAGAAGCGGCAAGATCATATTCGCCAAACTAAAGAAAATCCGCTCACACGCTGGAAAGCGCAAGAATATGAAAATGTCATCCCGGATGATATTTATTTAGAAGAAATGCACAAAATCTTGAATGATCCAAAGCAGAAAGATTGGAAAGTGATTGATTATACGGAGCGCGAACAAGCTACTGTCAATATGTACGAACATATTATCAAGCGCTTGAAGAAAGCAATCAAAGCTTATCGTGAACGTGTAGTGGAAAGAGATGGCTTATTTACTAAAGACTATAAGACAGATTTGTTTGAGAATCGCTTAACGAAAGTGAAGAAAGATGAATATAATGCACAAATTGAAAAATTGCAGCAACGTATGTTAGAAATCCAATTTGCCTTATATGAACGCAAGATTCCGCTCATCTTGGTCTTTGAAGGAATGGACGCTGCAGGTAAAGGCGGCAATATCAAACGTATTCGTGAGAAATTGGATCCTACCGGTTATGAAGTCAACGCGATCAGTGCTCCGACAGATGTAGAATTAGCGCATCAATATTTGTGGCGCTTTGCGAGAGATATGCCGCGTACCGGCCATATTGAAATGTTCGACCGCAGCTGGTATGGCCGTGTTCTTGTGGAACGTGTGGAAGGGTTTGCGACGGTTGATGAATGGCAGCGTGCCTATCATGAAATTAATGATTTTGAAAAAATGTGGACTGATGAAGGTGCTATCATTTTGAAATTCTTCTTGAGTTTGGATAAAGATATCCAACTTGAACGTTTTAAAGCCAGAGAAGTCAATCCAGATAAGCAATGGAAGATTACTGACGAAGATTGGCGCAATCGCGATAAATGGGACTTATACCTTGAAGCGAGTGCAGATATGATTCAAAAAACAGACTCATCACACGCACCTTGGTATATCGTACCGGCTGACCATAAGAAATCAGCACGTATTGCAGTCTTGAAACGTATTATTAAAACTTGTGAAACAGCGCTGTGGGGCGTGAATCACGATTAA
- a CDS encoding PTS transporter subunit IIC, whose product MKKLLHRWFIQGLSYMTLGLFGSLIIGLIMQTIGKQTLIPALNLHFLAEIGTVAMGLTGAAIGGAIAYGLGAQPLVVFSCIIVGSLGYDKFGGGAVGAFVATLVATELSRFYAAKTKVDIIISPLLTLIIGGAVAKFIGPFLNDFMVSLGKMIMLATDQRPLIMGILVAVIFGLALTAPISSAALALMLDLSGLAAGAATIGCCAQMVGFAVTSYKDNGVGGLISVGIGTSMLQVPNILLNPAILIPPTVASAIIAPIMTTLFPMTNNAAGAGMGTSGFIGQIMTINTMGASAKTWILIAVFQIILPAVVSYLLYRVCKKAGWIKDGDQKINIGNKKVAD is encoded by the coding sequence ATGAAAAAATTATTACATCGTTGGTTTATTCAAGGTTTAAGTTATATGACTTTAGGGCTCTTCGGCTCTTTAATTATTGGTTTAATTATGCAGACAATCGGCAAACAGACGCTGATTCCTGCTTTAAATTTACATTTCTTAGCTGAAATCGGCACAGTGGCCATGGGCTTGACGGGCGCTGCGATTGGCGGGGCGATTGCGTATGGTTTAGGCGCGCAGCCTTTAGTGGTGTTCTCGTGTATTATTGTCGGGTCGCTAGGTTACGATAAATTCGGCGGCGGTGCGGTCGGTGCATTTGTAGCAACTTTAGTGGCGACGGAGTTAAGTCGTTTCTATGCGGCGAAAACGAAGGTCGATATTATTATTTCACCTTTACTGACATTGATTATCGGCGGTGCGGTAGCTAAGTTTATCGGACCGTTCTTAAATGACTTTATGGTATCGCTAGGTAAAATGATTATGTTAGCGACGGATCAACGTCCTTTAATTATGGGCATTCTGGTCGCTGTCATCTTCGGCTTGGCTTTAACAGCACCGATTTCTAGTGCAGCCCTCGCTTTAATGCTGGATTTATCTGGGTTGGCGGCTGGTGCTGCGACAATCGGCTGTTGTGCGCAAATGGTCGGCTTTGCGGTAACTAGTTATAAAGATAATGGTGTCGGCGGCTTGATTTCTGTCGGCATCGGAACGAGTATGCTGCAAGTTCCGAATATCTTGTTGAATCCGGCCATTCTGATTCCGCCTACTGTTGCAAGTGCAATTATCGCACCGATTATGACGACATTGTTCCCTATGACGAATAATGCGGCAGGTGCAGGTATGGGTACGAGTGGATTTATCGGACAGATTATGACTATTAATACGATGGGTGCTTCAGCCAAAACCTGGATACTCATTGCTGTGTTCCAAATTATTTTACCCGCTGTAGTCAGCTATCTGCTCTATCGTGTATGTAAAAAAGCTGGCTGGATTAAAGACGGCGATCAAAAAATTAATATAGGCAACAAAAAAGTGGCTGATTAA
- the deoB gene encoding phosphopentomutase: MTTPFKRVHLIVMDSVGIGEGPDAAAFNDEGSHTLKHTLEGFEQDLPNLERLGLGNIAPLPVVDKVEHPEAFYTKLSEASVGKDTMTGHWEIMGLNIMQPFKVYPDGFPDELVKEIEDMTGRKVVANRPASGTQIIDEWGEHQMKTGDLIVYTSADPVLQIAAHEDVIPLEELYDICEKVRELTKDPKYLIGRIIARPYVGEPGNFTRTSNRHDYALKPFGRTVMNELKDHDYDVIAIGKINDIYDGEGVTEAIRTKNNMDGMDQLIKVVKKDFTGISFLNLVDFDALYGHRRDKEGYAQAIKDFDERLPELIDNLQEDDLVIITADHGNDPIAPGTDHTREYIPVLLYSPKLKTEAHELSGDTTFSSIGATIADNFDVPLPEYGRSFLSEMNVEK; encoded by the coding sequence ATGACAACTCCCTTTAAACGTGTACATTTAATCGTAATGGATTCAGTAGGTATCGGAGAGGGACCCGATGCGGCAGCGTTCAATGATGAAGGCAGCCACACTTTGAAACACACTTTAGAAGGATTCGAGCAAGATTTGCCGAATTTAGAACGCTTAGGACTCGGCAACATTGCGCCATTACCTGTGGTAGACAAGGTTGAGCATCCAGAAGCTTTCTATACTAAATTGAGTGAAGCTTCTGTCGGTAAAGATACGATGACAGGCCACTGGGAAATTATGGGCTTGAATATTATGCAACCGTTCAAAGTGTATCCTGATGGATTCCCTGACGAATTAGTAAAAGAAATTGAAGACATGACAGGCCGTAAAGTTGTGGCGAACCGTCCTGCTTCTGGTACTCAAATCATTGACGAGTGGGGCGAACATCAAATGAAGACGGGCGACTTGATTGTCTATACTTCAGCAGATCCGGTCTTACAAATTGCGGCACACGAAGATGTGATTCCATTGGAAGAATTGTATGACATCTGTGAGAAAGTGCGTGAGTTGACGAAAGATCCGAAATACTTAATCGGTCGTATTATTGCACGCCCTTATGTCGGCGAACCAGGTAATTTCACACGTACTTCTAATCGACACGATTATGCGTTGAAACCTTTCGGCCGCACAGTAATGAACGAATTGAAAGACCATGATTACGATGTCATCGCGATTGGTAAAATCAATGATATTTATGATGGTGAAGGTGTGACTGAAGCGATTCGTACGAAGAATAATATGGACGGCATGGATCAATTGATTAAAGTTGTGAAAAAAGACTTCACGGGTATCAGCTTCTTAAACTTAGTCGATTTCGATGCCTTGTATGGCCACCGTCGTGATAAAGAAGGTTATGCTCAAGCTATCAAAGATTTCGATGAACGTTTGCCGGAACTGATTGATAACTTGCAAGAAGACGATTTAGTGATTATTACAGCCGATCACGGTAACGACCCGATTGCACCAGGCACTGACCATACACGAGAGTATATTCCAGTCTTGCTGTATAGTCCTAAATTGAAAACAGAAGCACATGAATTGAGCGGTGATACAACCTTCAGTTCAATCGGCGCGACGATTGCAGACAACTTTGATGTGCCACTACCAGAATATGGCCGCAGCTTCTTGTCAGAAATGAATGTTGAAAAATAA
- a CDS encoding pyrimidine-nucleoside phosphorylase: MRMVDLIDKKRDGESLSAEEIKWMIAEYTDGNIPDYQMSSMAMAIYFQDMNNDERAELTMAMVHSGDEIDLSAIEGTKVDKHSTGGVGDTTTLVLAPLVAAVGVPVAKMSGRGLGHTGGTIDKLESVDGFHVEIAEDDFIRLVNEDKLAVIGQSGNLTPADKKLYALRDVTGTVNSIPLIASSIMSKKIAAGADAIVLDVKTGNGAFMKTLADAEALAHAMVKIGNNVGRQTMAIISDMSQPLGYAIGNALELKEAMDTLRGEGPDDLTELVMTLGSQMVVLGGKAETLEEARGLLQQAIDSGAALDKFRTFLKNQGGNPEVVDHPELLPQAQYQSELPAKESGVVTEIVANEMGIASMMLGAGRQTKEDDIDLSVGLVLHKKVGDSVEAGESLMTIYSNTEDIDDVKAKIYDNITISKSGTAPTLIHTVITE, from the coding sequence ATGAGAATGGTGGATTTGATTGATAAGAAGCGCGATGGCGAATCGTTGTCAGCGGAGGAAATCAAATGGATGATTGCGGAGTATACTGATGGCAATATTCCGGATTATCAGATGTCGAGTATGGCCATGGCAATTTATTTCCAAGACATGAATAATGATGAGCGTGCTGAGTTGACGATGGCAATGGTGCATTCTGGCGATGAAATTGATTTGTCGGCGATTGAGGGTACGAAGGTGGATAAGCATTCGACTGGCGGTGTCGGGGATACGACGACGTTAGTGTTGGCGCCTTTAGTAGCTGCAGTCGGTGTGCCGGTTGCGAAGATGAGCGGCCGTGGTTTAGGTCATACGGGCGGTACGATTGATAAGTTGGAATCTGTCGACGGCTTCCATGTGGAAATTGCAGAAGATGATTTCATTCGTTTAGTGAATGAGGATAAATTGGCAGTTATCGGTCAATCGGGTAATTTAACGCCGGCGGACAAGAAATTGTATGCGTTGCGTGATGTAACAGGTACGGTCAATTCTATTCCTTTAATTGCGTCTTCTATTATGAGTAAGAAGATTGCGGCAGGAGCAGATGCGATTGTCTTGGATGTGAAGACAGGCAACGGTGCGTTTATGAAGACGTTGGCAGATGCAGAAGCCTTAGCACATGCCATGGTAAAGATCGGTAATAATGTCGGTCGTCAAACAATGGCAATTATTTCAGATATGAGCCAGCCTTTAGGATATGCTATCGGAAATGCATTAGAGTTGAAGGAAGCGATGGATACGTTACGCGGCGAAGGACCAGATGATTTAACGGAACTTGTCATGACGTTAGGTTCGCAAATGGTAGTACTTGGAGGCAAAGCGGAAACCTTAGAAGAAGCACGCGGTTTATTGCAACAAGCGATTGACAGCGGTGCAGCTTTAGATAAGTTCCGTACATTTTTGAAGAACCAAGGGGGTAATCCTGAAGTAGTGGATCATCCTGAATTGTTGCCGCAAGCACAGTACCAAAGTGAATTGCCGGCTAAAGAAAGCGGCGTAGTGACAGAAATTGTCGCTAATGAAATGGGCATTGCTTCCATGATGCTTGGCGCCGGTCGTCAAACGAAAGAAGACGACATTGATTTAAGTGTCGGTTTAGTCTTGCATAAGAAAGTCGGCGATTCAGTCGAAGCGGGTGAAAGCTTAATGACGATTTACAGCAACACGGAAGATATTGATGATGTCAAAGCGAAGATTTATGACAATATCACCATTTCAAAATCTGGCACAGCGCCAACATTAATTCACACAGTCATTACAGAATAA
- a CDS encoding alpha/beta hydrolase, translating to MTEKLLSIKTKDDFILKTHVIPAAEKPKGVIVYYHGGGLISGSPTDLNENVIKVLTQSFHLVLAPYRLAPESDFETIISDAFAVFDEIAELYSDLPIFTFGRSSGGYLAIQIAAHRKVKGILDFYGYSQIDLPEFRHEHEIFKRKTSKLTEPMIQLMLQSSPITSGPTQIRYPLYLYTRGNALWYEYVGIEDAAATFLNLSEAALKKLPPIFIAHAVNDIDVPYSEALRLHHSVVNSSLVSIPTDEHDFDRVMTPKVAEVYQKAVDFLIKLLN from the coding sequence ATGACAGAAAAATTACTATCTATCAAAACCAAAGATGATTTCATTTTAAAAACTCATGTGATTCCAGCTGCCGAGAAACCGAAAGGCGTTATTGTTTATTACCATGGGGGTGGGTTGATTTCTGGTTCTCCAACTGATTTAAATGAAAATGTTATTAAGGTACTTACACAAAGTTTTCATTTAGTACTGGCACCTTACCGTCTCGCTCCAGAATCTGATTTTGAAACTATTATTTCAGATGCATTTGCCGTGTTTGATGAAATTGCTGAATTATATTCTGACTTACCCATATTTACTTTCGGTCGTTCATCAGGCGGTTATTTAGCTATTCAAATAGCCGCTCATAGAAAAGTAAAAGGTATATTAGATTTTTATGGTTATAGTCAAATAGATCTACCTGAATTTCGTCATGAACATGAAATTTTTAAACGCAAAACTTCAAAGCTGACTGAACCTATGATTCAGCTGATGTTGCAATCTTCTCCTATCACATCCGGGCCGACTCAAATCCGTTATCCGCTCTATCTTTATACGAGAGGTAATGCTTTGTGGTATGAATATGTTGGAATAGAAGATGCTGCTGCGACTTTCCTTAATCTCTCAGAAGCAGCACTCAAAAAACTTCCACCTATTTTTATCGCACACGCTGTAAACGATATCGATGTACCTTATAGCGAAGCTTTAAGATTACATCATTCCGTTGTAAACAGTTCGCTTGTAAGTATTCCAACTGATGAACATGATTTCGATAGGGTAATGACTCCAAAAGTAGCAGAAGTTTATCAAAAAGCCGTTGATTTTTTGATAAAACTTCTAAATTAG